The Methylocaldum marinum genome includes the window GCGATTGTAGCCGGAATAAGATGTTCGAACCGAGCGCCTATTCTCGGTAGATGACTTGGAACACCGTAGTCCCGCCGAGATGTTCAGTCTTCTTCCAGAACCTTGCGGCAATCGAGCATGGCCTTGAGGAGTTGGCGCTCGACCTGGCGTTCGGACAGATTCAACCGCAACGCCGTTTCGCGGTAACTCAAGCCATCCAGCTTGATCAGGCAGAACACTTCGCGGGCCAGCGGAGGCAGGTTTTCCAAAGTTGCGGCGAAGCGCTCGATCTGCTTATCGGCGGTTACCGCCCGCTCGGCGGAATAGAAGGCTTCTTCCTGACGGACATCCGCTTCCACGGCATATTGTTCCACGACCTTTTGGTGCCTGAGGTAATCCAGGGCGAGATTCTTCGCGGTGCGATACAAAAAGCCGCGCGGTTGGGCGATGGTTTCCTCCGTCGCCTGGCGGGCCAGGATCAAATAGGTTTCCTGTACCAGGTCCTTGGCGGTTTCGTGGCAGCGGACGAAGCGGGCAATCCAGCTTACCAATTCTTGGCGGTACAAACGGAACCAATCGTCGATTTGTGAACTCATCCGAACTATGCCGTGCGGGATGTGACTTCCGCGAGACAGCAAAGTTTGGGCCATTTGCTTTTTGGCTCTTTGGATTAATGGTTTAGCGCCTGAGCGAGTTGCCGCACCTTCGAAGATGTGTGGCAAATGGCGCACCTGGATTTGGGTAGGGTGCGGATTCGAAACTGGGCGGTTCTCCCGGTTTCGCTTCGTTTCATCCGGGCTACGCCGACTTTAATACTCTAGCCGGAGCGATCCGAGTACGGTTAGCGGTGCGCCCGGATAGACCCCGAGACGGGGCGCGACGTTGGAGTCGGGATCTGTGGATTCATAATAGGTTTTGTCGAGCAGGTTGCGGATGTTCACCTGGGTGGTCAGTCGGGTGGGACCAATATTCCAGCGGTATGCGGCAAACGCGTCTAGCCGCACGTAGCCGGGCAATTGAAAACTGTTGTGCGGATCGCCGTGGCGTTGTCCGGCCAGGTAGGTGCCGAGACCGAAACTCAATCCGTCGAGCGCAGCGATTTCCTTTACGTCGTACCTGAGCCACAAGCTCCCGGCATGTTCGGGCACGTTGCTCAATCGCTTTCCCTGCAGCCCGGAATGGTCGCGAGTGACCCGGGTATCGGTGTAGGCATAGCTTCCGATCAGGCTCAGGCTATCGGTGATCCGTCCGCTCACGTCCAGTTCCAGACCCCGGCTTCGCGCCTCGCCGATCGCAATCCTGGCGTTCTGGTCGGGTGCGGATAGGTCCTGGGTCAGGACGTTCTCCTTGGTGAGGTGATAGAACGCGAAAGTCGCGGTGAGCCGCCGGTCGAACAGTTCGGTCTTGATGCCGGCTTCGAATTGCTCGCTGATCTCCGGAGGCTGCGGCGCGCCGCCGGCGGAGATGCCGTTGTTGGCGCCCAGCGAGTTGGTCCAGTTGCCGTAAACGCTCAGCCAGGTCCAGGGTTGGTAGAGGATGCCCACGCGCGGACTGAATTCCTCGTCCTTACGGATGGTGGACGGCAGGGCCTTCTCGGCGGCATTGAACGAAGAACCCCGGCCGCGACCGTTCTCCGCCCAGTCATAGCGTCCGCCGCCCAGAATATGGAGCTTGTCCCATAGGGTAATGTGATCCTGGAAGTACAAACCGTACCATTCGGTCTTGGCCACGGAATAATGCAAGGGCGCGTTGACGGCCGTTGCCAGCGTCTCTTTGTACATGGCGCGCGGTATGCCGTAGCTCGCCCTGGGATTGAAGATGTCGATGGCCAGGGCCGGGTTCGGGTCGATCCAGTTGCCCTGAGTGTGATACTCGGAGAACCCGCGGGTGAAATCGAATCCCACGAGAACCTCATGCCGGGTTTCCCAAAGCCGGAACTTGCCCGTAAGGTCCAGATTGGTGGTATAGGCCTCCGTGCTGCCTTCCTGAAAGAAGATATTGCGGTCCATGATCCCGGTATTTTCGTTCAGGGCGTTGCCGAAAGCCGGTGCCGGATTGACGAAGGTCGATTCGTTGCTCGAGAAGGTGGCCAGAAACCGGTTCCGAACCGCCCAGTCGTCGTTGAAGCGATGTACGAAATCCGTACCGACCAGCGCATGGGAGAGGTTTCCTTGGGGGGTGTTGGGATCGTCCAGCGAGCGGCTGATCGGTATGGAGGCCGGCCGTTTCCCGATGGCGGGAAGGCCGAAATCCGCCCGGAAATCCTGGTTGAATCCCTCGACGTTGAGCGTCAGTTCCGTCCTGTCGCCGATCCGCCAGGTCACGCTCGGATTGACGATCACGCGGTCTAGCGAAACGAAGTCCCGGAACGAATTGTTGCTTTGGTACGCTCCGGAGAAGCGGTAAAGCAGGGAACGGTCCTGAGTGACGGGACCGCCTGCGTCCCATAAGGTGCGGTAATAATCATACGAGCCGAACTGTTGTTCCAGTGCGTAGTAGGGGTCGTCCAGGGGGCGCTTGGTGGTGACGTTGATCAGGCCTCCCGGCTCGATCCGGCCGAATAGTACGGCAGCCGGGCCTTTGAGGACCTCGATGCTTTCCAGGTTTGCGGTGTCGAACTCGCCAGGCGAACCGCCGAAACCGTTGATCAGCCCCAACCCGTTGCGGTAGATACGGGAGCGATTGGAAAATCCGCGGATGATAAATGCATTTCCCTGGCCCAGGCTCGGCTGCGGCCGCACGCCGCTGACATTCTCGAGCGCATCCTTGATTCTAGGCGTTTTCTGGTCGTTTATGACCGCCCACGGCACGACCTGTATCGATACCGGCGTTTCCATCAAGGGCGTATCGGTCTTGGTGGCGGCAGTGGCACGGCGGACGGCGTAATCTTCACTGTACGGATCGCTCGGATCGGATTCCTCCGCTTCGGCGCTGACGGTCATTTTGTCGAGCGCAATCGCATCGGCTGCGGGTTGCGGCTCTGACGAATTCACCGCCAGCCTTTCCAGGGTCACGCTGCCGGTGCTGGTCGCGCGGTAGCCGAGGCCGGAGCCGGACAACAGACGTCGCAGGGCCTGCTGCGAATCGAACTGTCCCTGCAGGCCGCGGCTATCGAGGCCGCGTACCAGGTCGGTGCTGAACACGACCTTTCGGCCGCTTTGTTCGGAGTACCGGAGCAGGGCGGAGGACAGAGAACCCGCCGGGATGGCGTAACCGGCGGTCGTATCGGCGGTGGCGGTTGCATCGGTTGCCGCTGTCGCCGTCGCGCCGGTCAGCACGAGCAGGACTGCATACCAGGGAGAGACTTTGGTTCCGTTGCCGTGCGCTTTCGTCATATTTTCCCCGAAGTGTCGTTTGTGATTGGAATCGGACTCGCTTCGATTCGGGCGCGGCGTGGATCTCATCCGATCCGTTCGAATTCGTTCCGAAAGAATGCTTTGGTTTGTAGCTTCCAAGCGGGAAGCGGGACCCCTTTAATGACAAAGACGCTGCGGGGTAGGGCGGACATCCATTCCTGATGAAAAAGTTCTCGGCGGGATTTCGTCGGGAACGGCCGGCTCCGCGGGTATACGTGCGCCCATTGCGGTATGGGAGGCGTGGATGGCGATTGGTGCTTTCCTCAATCGCAAACGGCGCTTCGGAAGGCGCCGTTTGCGAACGGGAGAAGGTTTCGGACCGAATGACGGCCGTTAGGCCGGCACCGCTTTTGTTTTGTCCGGACCCGCGGCCCGCCCCGCCGGCGGGCGCGGCCGAAGGCCGGAATACGGCGACGCCGTCTCCGGCGTCACATCAGCCAATCTCTAGAACGAAATTCTGACGCCGGCTTCCACGATATGGCTGGAAATCGCCTGTTGGCCCAATCGAGTTTCATAGCGCAGAAAGGCGGCATTGCCGCCGGGGAAGGTGGCGGCCAGGGATCCACCCAGATTGAAATAATCGCGGTCCGGGACCGAATTGGAGATGGTAAAACCGCCGGTGCCGGGAGCGGCATCCACAAAACGGCCTTTAATGTCGCGCGAACCGTTCTGGTACTGATGTTCCCACTCAAAGCGGATGGACGGCGTCAGCACGGCCCAGGGCAGGCTGAAGCTGCGGCCGATCTGCGCGCCCAGGTCGGTGGTCAGCGAATGATCGTCCTGACTGGCGAAAGCCAGGCCGAGGCCGCCACCGCCCCGCTCCCGGTAGGCGTCGATCTGCAATTTGGCGTACTCCATGCGGATGTACGGGTTAAGGTTCCATTCGCTGATCGCGAGGTCCTTGCCGAAGCTGACGGCGAAGCCGTACTGATTGCCTTCCGGATTGCTGCGCGCCCGCGACGAAAAGCCGGAATAGCGGATGTTGCGCTTCATGTCGTAGTCGTGGCGCGTGAAATTCCCTATCCAATCCAGGTAAAAGTCTTGCGGCAGGTAATAGCTGCCGTAGAAGGAGCCGTGGTAGGAATCGGTATCCATGGCGCCGGAATCCCGGCTGAAAACCGCCGAACTGCCGTCATAGCCGAATGCGAGTCCCAGGATCAGCCTGTCGGTCAGCCGGTAATCGGCTCCGACGGTCAGGCCGCCGCTGGTGAACCGATAGCCGCGCTCCTCGCCGGTATTGTCCCGGTTGCCGCCGTTGAAGCGGCCCTGCACGAAAAACCCGAGGGGGCTGTCACGCAAAGGATCGTCGATCCCGTCGCCCGCCGCGCCGCCGGAGTCTTTTCCGAGCGCCCGGGCGATTTGGGCATAGGAAAGGTTTCGGCCGTCGATGTTCATGGCCAGATCGAGACCGCCGCCGCCCTGGCGCAGCAGTGTCAGGCGCTGTCTTAGGTTGGCCGTGCGCCCGGTGCCTATGCGCATCGGCATGGAGGTTTGGGAGGCCACCTGCTCGGGGGTGATCTGGCTCAGGGCGGCAATCTTTTCGCTGTCGCTCAAATTCGATCCCAGCATGTCCGAGCAGCGCAGCGACAATTCGCCGGAGGCTCCGCCGCAGGCGTTTTCGAGGGCCGTGGCCACGGCGCGCTGGTTTTCGGTGAGTCCGGGGAGGGCGCTGAGCGGTGTCGTCTCGGACGGTGGAGGCTCGGTGGGCGGTGGAGCCACCGGCGTGATGGTGATCGTGACGGAACTGGTCTGAAACTGGGAGGGACTGCAGGAGCTTTCGTTAAAGGTATCGAAACAGTCGAAATTGAGACTGAATGTCCTGGACGAGGTCAAGTCCGGATTGTTGACGATGGGGATGGTGATGGTCTGAGTTTGCGTCAGCGGCCCTTCAAGCCGGTCGAAGCTGGTTTGCCCGCTCACCCCGCTATAGTCCGCCGGCGCGGTCGCGGAGCCGTCTGCGGTTATCCAGGTGACATCCAGCGTCCCTAACACGTTCTCGTTCGGACCTCGCGAATAAGTGAGCGTGATGTCCACCGATCCGGCATCCGCGGGCACCGAAGGCGCCGCGGGACTGACCGTGACGGTATCGCCCACCGCCAGGTCCTGATGTCCGGCCAGGGCGATCGCCACAGCCGCGAGCGACCATCGCAAAGCGATGGCGAGAAAGGAAAAGAGGCCGCCGAAATTCAATGCCCCCCCGGCGGAGCCTCCACCCCAATTGTTGCCTGCGGACAGGCAAGGAAAAACCCTGTTCATCAGATGTACCCGGTGATGAATATGAAGCCGTCGATTCGCACGACAGCCTTATTAGTTATAGCTCGCCCACGCCGTAAAGCCTGAACCGGCGTTGCGGATGACCGCCGCGAATCGTCGGCGACGGAAACGGAACGGCAGCCGATTCGCTCGGCTTGTCGACGCGGGACGGTCCGACGAGAATTGCGACGTGATTTCGAGAATATCTACGAAAATCGGGTTCAAGTAAACCGATATGTCGGTATACGTCGGCCGGGTATCCGCCGAACGGCTGATGTCCTGCCGCGGCGAGCTAGGCGCCGCCCTGGGCAAAGGCCTCCGACTCGCGCGAGGCATCCAGCTTGTAACCGTAGCCCCTGACCGTCTTGAGCAGCTTGTGCTCGTAGCCTTCGTCGATCTTGCGCCGCAGCTGGCGGACGTAAACGTCGACCACGTTGGTCATGGGATCGGCGCTATAGCCCCAAACCTGTTCCAGAATTCGGGTTCGGCTCAGGACCTTTCCGGGAGCCCGCATAAAACTTTCGAGCAGGGCGAATTCCTTGGGGGTCAGGTCGATCACCTGATTGCCGCGGCGGACTTCATGGGTCTCCTGGTTCAGCACCAGATCGGCGATCCGGAGTTCCCTGGACTCGGTCTTGAGTCCGCCCCCGGTGCGGCGGGTCAGCGCTTCGATGCGCGCCAGCAACTCTTCGAACGAAAAAGGTTTGGTCATGTAATCGTCCGCCCCGGAACGGAGTCCGGTCACCTTGTCCTGTACGGTGTCCATGGCCGTTAGCATAAGTATGGGGGTCTCGACGCGATCGGCGCGCAGACGCTCGCACACTTCGACGCCGGTGATGTCGGGCAGCTTCCGGTCCAGGATGATCAAACGATAAGCCCCTGCAGTTCCGAGCGCGGCTGCTTCCTGTCCCGTACGGGCGACATCCACCGTATAGCCCTCGGCTTTCAGCCCCCGTCTGACGAATTCGACGATACGTTCGTCGTCTTCTACCAACAGAATGTCCAAGTTCTTGTTACCTCGACGAAAAAGCGTTTCGGATGCTATGCGGTCGATACCCGCGCATACTCCCGCCGGACTGCGAAATCATCGGCATCCGCATCGGGAGCGCTTTCGGCCGATCCGACCTGTGGCAATGAAATTGCAAATGTCGTTCCAGCTTCGTCGCTGCTGTCCACGGAAATCTGCCCGCCGTGCGCGGCCACGATGGCTTTGGCGACGGGCAGCCCGAGCCCGCTGCCGTCGTCGCTGGAGCGGCGGGCGTTGGTGCTGCGGTAGTAGCGGTCGAAAATCATCTCCATATCCTGAGCCGGGATGCCGATGCCGCGATCGTTGACACGCAAGACGGCGTCCGCGCCGTCGGCTTCCAAACAAATGGCGATCCGGCTGCCGGCCCTGGAGTAACGGCAGGCATTGTCCCCCAAAATGAAAACCACCTGGCGTAGCCGCTGTTTGTCGCCGCGCACCCAAACCGGCGCATCCGCGAGGTTCAGCGTCACCTCGATCGCCTTGTCCTGCGCCAGCACGCGGATGTCCTCGGATGCGTTGACCACCAGTTCGGCCAGGTCCAGTGTCTCCCACTCATATTGCAGATTGGCGGTCTCGGCCCGGGCGAGGAACAACAGATCGTTGACCAGCTTGCCCAATTGCAGGGACAGCTCGAGGATGCGCTGCAGCGATTCCTTATATTCCTCGGCATCCTTGTTTCGCCCCCGCAGCGTCACTTCCGCCTCGCCGCGGATCACGGTGATCGGCGTGCGCAGCTCGTGGCTGATATCGGCGAAGAATTGCCGCCGCGCATGGTCCAGGCGTTGCAGCTCGCCATTGAGGTGGTTCAGTTCCAGCGTTCGTTCGGCGACCTTGTGCTCCAGCGCGGTCTGCGCCTCGCCGATCTTGCGCCGCTGGGCTTCCAGTTCCTGCGCCATTTGATTGAAGTGATTGGCGAGATAGCCGAATTCGTCGCGGCTGTCGATGGCGATGCGGTAAGGCAGATTGCCCGCGGCGATTTCGTCGGTACCGCGCATCAAGGCCTCGATCGGCTTGCGGATGCTTCTGAACAGCATGGCGCCCGCGGCAATGCTGAAGATGACGGAGACCAGCGCCGTGCTAACGGCAATCCAGCTGGAAAGGCCGACCAGGCCCATCATTCGCTCCCTCGCCACTAGCGCCCGCTCCCGCTCGCGGTTGATCGCGCCGTCGATCAGCGGATCGAATTTGCGGTCGATGTCTTCTTCCAGAACTTCGGACAGCAGAACCAATGCGGCTTCGCGCCGGCCTTCCTGGCGCAGGCGGTCGACCTGGTCGAACCGGTGCATGCCGGCTTCGAGCGAGGCGCTCAGGCGGGCGATGCTGTCCAGTTCGCTCTGGCCGGATTGCCAGGCTTCGATATCGTCGGTTGCGGCCGAGTCGGTTGCCGCGGCCTTTTTCAGGCGCTCGACCGCATCATGCAGACGCTGGCGGGACATTTCCACGTCGGCCGCGGTGCCTTGCTGGTCGACCAGCAGCAAATCCATGCGCTGCTTGAAGTAGCGATAGGCTTCCCGATAGAGCTGCTGATAGCGGTCGAAAGCCTCGTAAGCCGCCTGGCTGCGGGACGAATACTGAGCGATTTTGTGAGACCCCCAATACAGCGTAAAGCCGAGCACGAAGACAAAACACAGTGAGATGGCGACAACCAGCGCCAATCGGATACGCAGCATGAGCTATTCCGCCGGAACAGCGAGGCAGCACGTGCCCCGCACAGTGTTGCAATCGAATCCGGATTCCGTTTCGCCCGTTTTGGTCGAACAGCGAGCGAAGACGGCCGTTTTATTTGTCGGGGGATAGTAATACGAAAAACGGCGAATGCCGAATCCGGGCGCGGGTGCCGGCTCGGCAACGCCGGCCCGTTTCTTGGAAACGGCATGGGCGGGAGGCGGGTTTTAGAGCATTTTTCATTTCTTTTGAATAGAACTTTACTTTACGCGCAGTACACGCGGAGCGAAGTGGCCATGGAGCCGCCGGCCGGGAAGACGCCTTAGCGCGTGTAGATAAACACCCAGCGTTGGGCGACACTCCGGCTGGCGACCGGCAGGCTTTCTACGAGGCTCTGCAGCGCCAGGTCCGGGGTGCGGATGTCGATGTTGCCGGTGACGCGCTGCCGGGCCGCGTCCGCGTCGAGGATGGTGATCCGGCCGGGCCGATAGCGGTTCAGTTCGCGAACGACCTCGGCCAGGGGGAGATCCTCGAATACCAGCTGGCGATGGCGCCAGGCGCCTTGCCGACGGAGATCGGCGGGCTGCGGGAGGTCGAGTGAGGTTTCGGTGAAGCGGACCTGCCGGCCTTGTCCCAGGCGGGACAGCGTCGTGCCGTTCTGGGCTGTGACCGAAACCGAGTGTTCGTATACGGTCACCTCCGCGGAACCGTCTCCGGCGCGCACGCTGAAGGCCGTCCCCAGTGCACGGACGGTTCCGAAGTCGGTGGCCACCTCGAAGGGGCGTCGGGCACCGGCGGCGACCTGGAAATAGGCCTCGCCCCGGTGCAGGACCAGCCGGCGCGCTTCCGATGCGAAGTCCAGCGAAACTGCGGTGTCGGTATTAAGCTGTACGGTCGAGCCGTCTGAGAGCGTCACATTCCGCTGTTCGCCGACCCGGGTATAGTGATCCGCATAGAAGGCCGGATCGTTTTGAACCCACAAGCTCAGGGCCAGGAACAGGGAGGCTGCGAGCGCGATACCGAGCCGTCGGCGTGCGGGAGAGCGCCAGATCGTCGATCGATCCCGGCGGCCGGGGGAGTCGACCGTGGCCGCTCGGGTATCGGCAGGCGGGGAGTCTTCATGAAGGCGGGGAACCACGGCACTGCTTGCGGCGGTATCCGCGGAAGCGGATTCGCCCATGGCGAGAATGTCGGCAATGTCTTCGACGGGCAGGCGGTCGAGTCCGGACCAGAACGCTTGTGTCTTTTCCCAGGCGGCCCGGTGCGCGGGATTTTCATGCAGCCAGAGCCTGAACGCGCGCAAGCATTCTTCGGAGACCTGCTTCGATTCCAGGATGGCTAGCCACTCGAGTGCCTGTTCGGAGGGGGCTGTAGACTGTCCGGAGGCTTCAGGGTTTTGCATAACCGTAGGGAGAGTTGGGGCATTCTATCAAATAAGACGAATCGACCGACTTCCGGCATCCATTATCCGGGAAACGACCGTTGATCACTGAGATGGTGTCGAAACGCCGCACGGATTCCGGCCCGGTGTCCCTTTTACCGATTTCAACGCTTGGGTGAAGCGGCTACGTACGCGATTGCACGGCGGGCCGGCTTTTTGGTGGCGTTGCTCCGTTCAAGTACATTCGGGAAAGTCCTACGGCATACGAACCGCTCATCGAGTGGACTTGCCCGGGCTTCGATTAGATTGGTCGAAATACGCCGGGCGACGTGAAGTCATGCGCCCAT containing:
- a CDS encoding FecR family protein, which gives rise to MQNPEASGQSTAPSEQALEWLAILESKQVSEECLRAFRLWLHENPAHRAAWEKTQAFWSGLDRLPVEDIADILAMGESASADTAASSAVVPRLHEDSPPADTRAATVDSPGRRDRSTIWRSPARRRLGIALAASLFLALSLWVQNDPAFYADHYTRVGEQRNVTLSDGSTVQLNTDTAVSLDFASEARRLVLHRGEAYFQVAAGARRPFEVATDFGTVRALGTAFSVRAGDGSAEVTVYEHSVSVTAQNGTTLSRLGQGRQVRFTETSLDLPQPADLRRQGAWRHRQLVFEDLPLAEVVRELNRYRPGRITILDADAARQRVTGNIDIRTPDLALQSLVESLPVASRSVAQRWVFIYTR
- a CDS encoding sensor histidine kinase; translation: MLRIRLALVVAISLCFVFVLGFTLYWGSHKIAQYSSRSQAAYEAFDRYQQLYREAYRYFKQRMDLLLVDQQGTAADVEMSRQRLHDAVERLKKAAATDSAATDDIEAWQSGQSELDSIARLSASLEAGMHRFDQVDRLRQEGRREAALVLLSEVLEEDIDRKFDPLIDGAINRERERALVARERMMGLVGLSSWIAVSTALVSVIFSIAAGAMLFRSIRKPIEALMRGTDEIAAGNLPYRIAIDSRDEFGYLANHFNQMAQELEAQRRKIGEAQTALEHKVAERTLELNHLNGELQRLDHARRQFFADISHELRTPITVIRGEAEVTLRGRNKDAEEYKESLQRILELSLQLGKLVNDLLFLARAETANLQYEWETLDLAELVVNASEDIRVLAQDKAIEVTLNLADAPVWVRGDKQRLRQVVFILGDNACRYSRAGSRIAICLEADGADAVLRVNDRGIGIPAQDMEMIFDRYYRSTNARRSSDDGSGLGLPVAKAIVAAHGGQISVDSSDEAGTTFAISLPQVGSAESAPDADADDFAVRREYARVSTA
- a CDS encoding RNA polymerase sigma factor; the protein is MSSQIDDWFRLYRQELVSWIARFVRCHETAKDLVQETYLILARQATEETIAQPRGFLYRTAKNLALDYLRHQKVVEQYAVEADVRQEEAFYSAERAVTADKQIERFAATLENLPPLAREVFCLIKLDGLSYRETALRLNLSERQVERQLLKAMLDCRKVLEED
- a CDS encoding autotransporter family protein — its product is MNRVFPCLSAGNNWGGGSAGGALNFGGLFSFLAIALRWSLAAVAIALAGHQDLAVGDTVTVSPAAPSVPADAGSVDITLTYSRGPNENVLGTLDVTWITADGSATAPADYSGVSGQTSFDRLEGPLTQTQTITIPIVNNPDLTSSRTFSLNFDCFDTFNESSCSPSQFQTSSVTITITPVAPPPTEPPPSETTPLSALPGLTENQRAVATALENACGGASGELSLRCSDMLGSNLSDSEKIAALSQITPEQVASQTSMPMRIGTGRTANLRQRLTLLRQGGGGLDLAMNIDGRNLSYAQIARALGKDSGGAAGDGIDDPLRDSPLGFFVQGRFNGGNRDNTGEERGYRFTSGGLTVGADYRLTDRLILGLAFGYDGSSAVFSRDSGAMDTDSYHGSFYGSYYLPQDFYLDWIGNFTRHDYDMKRNIRYSGFSSRARSNPEGNQYGFAVSFGKDLAISEWNLNPYIRMEYAKLQIDAYRERGGGGLGLAFASQDDHSLTTDLGAQIGRSFSLPWAVLTPSIRFEWEHQYQNGSRDIKGRFVDAAPGTGGFTISNSVPDRDYFNLGGSLAATFPGGNAAFLRYETRLGQQAISSHIVEAGVRISF
- a CDS encoding TonB-dependent siderophore receptor codes for the protein MTKAHGNGTKVSPWYAVLLVLTGATATAATDATATADTTAGYAIPAGSLSSALLRYSEQSGRKVVFSTDLVRGLDSRGLQGQFDSQQALRRLLSGSGLGYRATSTGSVTLERLAVNSSEPQPAADAIALDKMTVSAEAEESDPSDPYSEDYAVRRATAATKTDTPLMETPVSIQVVPWAVINDQKTPRIKDALENVSGVRPQPSLGQGNAFIIRGFSNRSRIYRNGLGLINGFGGSPGEFDTANLESIEVLKGPAAVLFGRIEPGGLINVTTKRPLDDPYYALEQQFGSYDYYRTLWDAGGPVTQDRSLLYRFSGAYQSNNSFRDFVSLDRVIVNPSVTWRIGDRTELTLNVEGFNQDFRADFGLPAIGKRPASIPISRSLDDPNTPQGNLSHALVGTDFVHRFNDDWAVRNRFLATFSSNESTFVNPAPAFGNALNENTGIMDRNIFFQEGSTEAYTTNLDLTGKFRLWETRHEVLVGFDFTRGFSEYHTQGNWIDPNPALAIDIFNPRASYGIPRAMYKETLATAVNAPLHYSVAKTEWYGLYFQDHITLWDKLHILGGGRYDWAENGRGRGSSFNAAEKALPSTIRKDEEFSPRVGILYQPWTWLSVYGNWTNSLGANNGISAGGAPQPPEISEQFEAGIKTELFDRRLTATFAFYHLTKENVLTQDLSAPDQNARIAIGEARSRGLELDVSGRITDSLSLIGSYAYTDTRVTRDHSGLQGKRLSNVPEHAGSLWLRYDVKEIAALDGLSFGLGTYLAGQRHGDPHNSFQLPGYVRLDAFAAYRWNIGPTRLTTQVNIRNLLDKTYYESTDPDSNVAPRLGVYPGAPLTVLGSLRLEY
- a CDS encoding response regulator transcription factor, whose product is MDILLVEDDERIVEFVRRGLKAEGYTVDVARTGQEAAALGTAGAYRLIILDRKLPDITGVEVCERLRADRVETPILMLTAMDTVQDKVTGLRSGADDYMTKPFSFEELLARIEALTRRTGGGLKTESRELRIADLVLNQETHEVRRGNQVIDLTPKEFALLESFMRAPGKVLSRTRILEQVWGYSADPMTNVVDVYVRQLRRKIDEGYEHKLLKTVRGYGYKLDASRESEAFAQGGA